The following coding sequences lie in one Balneola vulgaris DSM 17893 genomic window:
- a CDS encoding PAS domain S-box protein, translating into MAEIEKDLKLWNTPSFKGVLIGCVVLIFCVSISTLRVQVLKEEQRRATNTVVELVEQNLEQTIQESYNMALSLALTVQADGTVRDFEEVAQKLIENNKYVDILELVPDGVIEYVYPLEGNESVLGYDIASDPKVNREVLKAAESRTMYFAGPIELRQGGKAVLGRLPIFIQDELWGFSAVIISLDNLVESSGMNALAEHQYYFQLSKVNPNTFEEEFFLPVNKEVELENVEQVEFPEGDWKLYATYVGKDQAFNSLIILLVLSIICSILIGYLAIQSFKKPFQLRRLVNEKSRLLMESTAQHKRNSEILTSVLESPREMVIFSVDSEYNYLAFNSVHKQLAKYIWGVDIQVGMNMLEIVTDEDMKAKLKSDFDRALNGEYFDYSSQFDLEEGVSQFWDNRFSPIYSQEGEVVGITAYVTNVTKRKLAETEIVAEKQLSDTIIESLPGIFYLFNQEGHYYRWNTNFEKVTGFDSEAMKKAHPLNFFREEDHELLTSRIQNVFVSGEDTVEALLKTKNGGLTPYYFTGAAIDYKGEKCLLGVGLDLSAKTQAENELKRVLKELQTHLDNSPLGVVEYDSDLNIIGWTKRCEEIFGWTADEILGTSAYDLIYEADLDKTKEVGNNLQSGEVEGNTSYNRNYTKSGDLIDCLWYNSVIKDDDGNVITVMSLVEDVTERRKNELAIVNSERKLANLISNLPGFVYRCRNDEGWTMTYLSDACKDILGYASEEIVGNKDIAYADIILPEDRERVWKTVQEAVKEGKRFELRYRIKTKSGEIRWMLEKGMAVKGGNGTEKLEGFVQDVTQQVETQTALENNAKEKATLLSEIHHRVKNNLAIVSGLLQLQSREVDDEELKLPFEQSINRVISIAMVHELMYKSPDLSSVNINEYLDLLIPAIASTMQDYNKDVTFDIHIEEFNMNINQAIPLGLLLNELFTNSFKYAFVGRKEGKISVTLTHDEEAVNIVYEDDGVGFPEDTDFNIPTNLGLNLIHSQIMQLEASYKVDTNNRFRLEFTFNSMSDTEVSAFS; encoded by the coding sequence ATGGCTGAAATTGAAAAAGACTTAAAGCTTTGGAATACCCCAAGTTTCAAAGGTGTACTGATAGGATGTGTTGTTCTAATCTTTTGTGTATCCATATCTACACTTCGCGTTCAAGTACTGAAAGAGGAACAACGTCGGGCTACTAATACTGTTGTAGAGCTGGTTGAACAGAACTTAGAGCAAACAATACAAGAGAGTTATAATATGGCTCTAAGTTTGGCACTTACAGTACAAGCCGATGGTACGGTTCGTGATTTTGAAGAAGTTGCCCAAAAACTAATAGAGAATAATAAGTATGTAGACATACTTGAATTAGTTCCAGATGGTGTTATCGAATATGTATATCCCTTAGAAGGAAATGAATCTGTTCTAGGCTATGATATAGCTAGCGATCCAAAAGTTAACCGTGAGGTGCTTAAAGCTGCTGAATCTCGCACCATGTATTTTGCAGGACCTATAGAGTTAAGGCAAGGGGGGAAGGCCGTTTTAGGACGTTTACCAATCTTTATCCAAGATGAACTCTGGGGCTTTTCAGCCGTAATTATTTCGCTAGATAATTTGGTAGAAAGTTCTGGAATGAATGCATTAGCCGAGCATCAATATTATTTCCAGCTCTCAAAAGTAAACCCTAATACTTTTGAAGAAGAATTTTTCCTCCCCGTAAATAAAGAAGTTGAGTTAGAAAATGTTGAACAAGTTGAATTTCCAGAGGGAGATTGGAAATTATATGCTACATATGTAGGTAAGGATCAAGCATTTAATAGTCTTATAATCTTGCTTGTTCTTTCAATAATATGCTCCATCTTAATCGGTTATTTAGCAATACAATCATTTAAAAAGCCTTTTCAATTACGCCGCTTAGTTAATGAAAAGTCTAGACTGTTAATGGAAAGTACGGCTCAGCATAAGAGAAACTCTGAAATTCTTACCTCTGTACTAGAAAGTCCCCGAGAGATGGTGATTTTTTCTGTAGACTCGGAATACAATTATCTAGCCTTTAACAGTGTACATAAGCAATTAGCAAAATACATTTGGGGTGTTGATATCCAGGTAGGTATGAATATGCTTGAAATAGTTACCGACGAGGATATGAAGGCGAAACTGAAAAGTGATTTTGATAGAGCCTTGAATGGTGAATATTTTGATTATTCAAGCCAATTCGATTTAGAAGAAGGAGTATCTCAATTCTGGGATAATAGATTCTCACCTATTTATTCTCAAGAAGGTGAGGTGGTAGGTATTACAGCCTATGTTACCAATGTAACGAAACGCAAACTAGCTGAAACCGAAATTGTAGCAGAGAAACAATTATCGGATACCATCATAGAAAGCTTACCAGGTATCTTTTATCTCTTTAATCAGGAAGGGCATTATTATAGATGGAATACAAATTTCGAAAAAGTGACTGGGTTTGATTCTGAGGCAATGAAAAAAGCCCATCCTTTAAATTTCTTTAGGGAAGAGGATCATGAATTATTGACGTCTAGAATTCAAAATGTATTTGTTAGTGGTGAAGATACTGTTGAAGCACTTTTAAAAACAAAAAATGGGGGGCTCACCCCGTATTACTTTACGGGTGCGGCAATCGATTATAAAGGCGAGAAGTGTTTACTTGGAGTTGGACTTGATCTAAGTGCAAAAACACAAGCAGAAAATGAACTAAAAAGAGTATTAAAAGAGCTGCAAACCCATCTAGATAACTCACCATTGGGGGTTGTTGAATACGATAGCGACTTAAATATTATTGGGTGGACTAAGCGCTGCGAAGAAATTTTCGGATGGACAGCAGATGAGATTCTAGGTACAAGTGCATATGATTTAATCTATGAAGCTGATTTAGACAAGACGAAAGAAGTAGGGAATAATTTACAAAGTGGTGAAGTAGAAGGGAACACCTCATACAATAGAAATTATACTAAATCTGGCGACCTTATAGATTGCTTATGGTACAATTCAGTAATTAAAGATGACGATGGCAATGTAATAACAGTGATGTCTCTTGTAGAGGATGTTACAGAACGGCGTAAAAATGAATTGGCCATCGTAAATAGCGAGCGAAAACTGGCTAACCTAATAAGTAACTTGCCAGGTTTTGTGTACCGATGTAGAAATGATGAAGGTTGGACCATGACCTACCTAAGTGATGCTTGCAAGGACATACTGGGTTATGCATCTGAAGAGATCGTTGGAAATAAAGATATTGCATATGCCGATATTATTCTTCCTGAAGACAGGGAAAGAGTGTGGAAAACCGTACAAGAAGCCGTTAAGGAAGGAAAGCGATTCGAGCTACGCTATCGCATTAAAACCAAGAGTGGTGAAATACGATGGATGCTCGAAAAGGGAATGGCTGTTAAGGGTGGAAACGGAACCGAAAAACTTGAAGGGTTTGTACAAGATGTGACCCAACAAGTGGAAACTCAGACAGCTTTAGAGAATAATGCCAAAGAAAAAGCCACCTTACTTTCTGAGATCCATCACAGAGTGAAAAATAACCTCGCCATTGTTTCAGGCTTACTTCAGCTGCAAAGCCGTGAAGTGGATGATGAAGAACTCAAGTTACCATTCGAACAAAGCATCAATCGTGTAATTTCCATTGCCATGGTACATGAACTGATGTATAAATCACCCGATTTATCATCTGTTAATATCAATGAATATTTAGATCTGTTGATACCGGCTATTGCATCAACCATGCAAGATTATAACAAAGACGTGACATTCGATATTCATATTGAAGAGTTTAATATGAATATCAATCAAGCCATTCCATTAGGACTATTATTAAATGAACTATTTACCAATTCATTCAAATACGCATTTGTAGGAAGAAAAGAAGGTAAGATCTCTGTTACTCTTACGCACGACGAAGAAGCCGTTAATATCGTTTATGAAGATGATGGGGTTGGTTTCCCTGAAGATACCGACTTCAATATCCCTACTAACTTAGGATTGAATCTAATTCATTCCCAAATTATGCAGCTTGAGGCGAGTTATAAAGTAGATACTAATAATAGATTTAGATTGGAGTTCACTTTCAATAGCATGAGTGATACTGAAGTGTCTGCTTTTAGTTAA